The genomic DNA aaaagagtgcaaagaagagcgaccagaaatattccgggcttaaaaggcatgtcatatgcagacaggctaaaataattgaatctgttcagtcttgaacaaagaagactacgtggcgacctaattcaagcattcaaaattctaaaaggtattgacaatgtcgacccaagggactttttcgccctgaaaaaagaaacaaggaccaggggtcacaaatggagattagacaagagggcattcagaacagcaaataggaggcacttttttacacagagaattgtgagggtctggaatcaactccccagtaatgttgttgaagctgacaccctgggatccttcaagaagctgcttgatgagattttgggatcaataagctactaacaaccaaacaagcaagatgggccgaatggcctcctctcgtttgtaaactttcttatgttcttatgtttttacaaGATCCCATTCTAAATGACCTTAACTGTAAACTAATCTCTAAAGAAGTTGAAGAAGCATCTTCCTCCTCACTACCTAATCACTGCTTTCATAGTTGCTCACATGATTTCAATGTCTCCATGTTCCTCATGTGACCTCTTGAAGTATCTGTAGGATTGATCAGTAAACTCGGTTCATTAGTAGTTGTGTTCTCTAGTGTTCTCTAGTATTGTTTCTACTAAGATTCTTTTatacgggggagggggggggtggggtgcaaCTATAATGGCTGCCCCCACTGCAACTATGGCAACAGCTATACAACAAATATAAAATCTAATTTTGcctctaaaataaatactatgaaataaatacatatactcTTAGTCCAAATGAGTTTTGAATTCTCGCCACCATGTAACTGCACAGATACTTTGAATTACCtaggtttaaaacatttctatgatGTCATTCTTTTACATATAATAATTGCTTCAataatttagaacataagaacataagaacataagaaagtttacaaacgagaggaggccattcgacccatcttgctcgtttggttgttagtagcttattgatcccagaatctcatcaagcagctccttgaaggatcccagggtgtcagcttcaacaacattactggggagttgattccagaccctcacaattctctgtgtaaaaaagtgcctcctattttctgttctgaatgcccctttgtctaatctccatttgtgacccctggtccttgtttcttttttcaggctgaaaaagtcctttgggtcgacactgtcaataccttttagaattttgaatgcttgaattaggtcgccacgtagtcttctttgttcaagactgaacagattcaattcttttagcctgtctgcatatgacatgccttttaacctggaataattctggttgctcttctttgcactctttctagagcagcaatatcttttttatagcgaggtgaccagaactgaacacaatattcaagatgaggtcttactaatgcattttacatttttaacattacttcccttgatttaaattcaacacttttcacaatgtagccaagcatcttgttggccttttttatagcttccccacattatctagatgaagacatttctgagtgaacaaaaactcctaggtctttttcataaataccttcttcaatttcagtatctcccatatgatatttaaaatgcacatttgtatttcctgcgtgcagtaccttatacttttctctattaaatgtcatttaccatgtgtcttcccagttctgaaccttgtctagatcattttgaatgacctttgctgctgcaacagtgtttgccactcctcctacttttgtgttgtctgcaaatttaacaagtttgcttactataccagaatctaaatcattaatgtagattaggaatagcagaggacctaatactgatccctgtggtacaccactggttaccacactccattctgaggtttctcctctaatcagtattttctgttttctacatgttaaccactccctaatccatgtacctgtgtttccttgaatccctactgagttcagtttacgaattaatcttttgtgtgggactttgtcaaaagctttctggaaatctaaataaaccatgtcatatgcgttgcaattatccattaccaaagttgcatcctccaaaaaatcaagcaagttagttagacatgatcttcctttcctaaaaccatgttgactgtctcccagcaccctgttaccgtataggtacttttccattttggatcttattatagtttccataagtttgcatataatagaagtcaggcttactggtcttgagttacctggttcagttttgtttccctttttgtggatcggtattacatttgccattttccagtctgtcggtaccacccctgtgtcaagagactgctgcatgatcttggttagcggtttgtaaataacttcactgagaacgtggacaggctaaTTGCTaaaattcttttattttttttattgtgcccaATTACTTTACCCCTCCTGTTTTTCCCCACAAATTAGGAATTTCCAATTATGTGCAGCCACTCCCCACAACATCTTAGGAGAATGGTAAGTCTTCATCACATGTTATCATGTCTTTACCACGTGAGGACTCCACAAGATATATACTTTACCTGTGGATTTGTCAAGAAAACTGCAGCAACTTAGGGATTTGCTAAATAAATCAGCCATTGTTTTATCCCTATGAGGTAATACTTCCAAGAAACACactcaagcagacaaacgttctGACTCATGCCTTTATCAGAGTACTTATTCATACTGAAAATTTGCAATGATCTTTGCACTTCAAATTGCTGTATTTCTATCACTACTTTTAAAAGCTGAACAtgcatatgcatttatttattgtttagaaagcctaggaaacaaacaaaaacagggttaatacagaagcagaattatttattttaaagacatataCACCAAACTAATTAATGTAATATGTATCACTGACAGTCCATAGGGCAGGAGAATGTGGAGGAAGGATGCATTAATTAACAGGCAATTATAAGGTAGCTGAGAGCAATCCCTCATCTTCCATGATCACAATTTGAAATGAATCTTACTTATAAACAAACACTTACAGAGTGAATATAATTACTATACTTAGAAATGATATCAGTGTTGGCCAGTTAGGTTAGAGAAGTGTCCAGAAAACTGAAATAATGAAATTGTACATCCCAAAGTATGATACATGAGAGGTCTAGATACACAGtttacatggtgtctctaattactgtatatttacatagtagttacttagtaaatatatgtgtacttgcacataattacagttttattatgcatagttacaatgtgtacacttgtttgcatgatataaccctaccTCTAATTCAAACCccatcctaaccctaaccattttctgatacaattgtgtacttagaGTAGAGTACacatataatacaaaaagatgtacacgttaagtacattgtaactatgcataataatgttGTATTTATGTGTACGTACACatgtttttacaatgtaattacacagtgctgtgcatataaagtgttaccaaaaaaggTTATGGCAACTACATCTCACAAGTGAACAATGCTTTTACAGAAGAAGCATTcaccttttaaaacagcagattcACAAGAGGGAAACACAATAGCACTGGACTGATGAAttaatacacacaaatacacacacacacacacatgtatgtatgtgtaatatatataaatttgaaaGGAAATATTTTATTCCCAGCAACTGGAGGAAAAAAGAGCCTACCAACTGGAAATTAGTAATATAACTTTGGGAAATATCCTTTTCAGTGGGCAGAACAGTGGCCCATTTCTGAGAACACAATGGTGGAGAAATTAATATGTGTGTCTCTTGTTATAGGTGATGTCATATGTTGCCCTTTAGGTATGAGAACTGCACAGCTAAGCTGAGCATTTCTGTCATCTAAAACTGTGCTAAATAATTTCTGTAATACAACAGCCACCTTGACACaagatgtattcattttatataaatcagcaaaacaaagattttgctcaggaactactattaaatataaaacaaagatgttcactgcatgtataattgtactATGTTAAGTTTTCTGTCTATGTTTCTACTTTATAATGCATGGATTGTTAAAGCcataaatagtatttaaaaaatgtgaccgAAGGACATGTATAATACTTTCAATGTGATATACTTTATTGCTGTCTGTtaatgttgtcattttaaaagaaaagaagatataGGAAATGCATTAGCGATGTAGGCCTTGACACGCTATTAGGTTCAGTCATCTCAGTCGGCCCGATAGGTTTGCGTACCGCGCAGAGGAGTATGTGCGTCGCAAATGGCccttgtgccgaaattgtgccaactTGCCATGttcgaaatgtccttttgcgtgtcacaatccattatgcgctgtgcagaaataaaatgtatgcatcgcgcaatatggggggagtggccaacaatatgcgtgattctggtatattcgaaggtatgcgccaagcacaaaaccaggtttatGTCGCGCAGAATTAGGACTGTAAAAGGACTGCGACAACTTtgtgcacactaccattccagcactgactacaaacaggcaacaatgggaaacatgggtagcatgcagAGGAACATATTAAATGCCCCaataccagagcaaacagtgaggagataaagctgggtttttatgaggtcgcgcacctgccacgagtggtaggtgcaattgactgcacccatattgctatccaggtacttgttccagttgtcctgttctatcagaattccagttgtattcggaatagtgggaaatttgaatagctattccatgccatgtaaacagggaatTTTGAATTaatccgtattctggataccagtattccgaaaacgtgataccgaatacccactttgTATAAGGATACTAtaggaatactagcccttctagacacttTTCTAGACACGTGAGTCATCGTTTNNNNNNNNNNNNNNNNNNNNNNNNNNNNNNNNNNNNNNNNNNNNNNNNNNNNNNNNNNNNNNNNNNNNNNNNNNNNNNNNNNNNNNNNNNNNNNNNNNNNNNNNNNNNNNNNNNNNNNNNNNNNNNNNNNNNNNNNNNNNNNNNNNNNNNNNNNNNNNNNNNNNNNNNNNNNNNNNNNNNNNNNNNNNNNNNNNNNNNNNNNNNNNNNNNNNNNNNNNNNNNNNNNNNNNNNNNNNNNNNNNNNNNNNNNNNNNNNNNNNNNNNNNNNNNNNNNNNNNNNNNNNNNNNNNNNNNNNNNNNNNNNNNNNNNNNNNNNNNNNNNNNNNNNNNNNNNNNNNNNNNNNNNNNNNNNNNNNNNNNNNNNNNNNNNNNNNNNNNNNNNNNNNNNNNNNNNNNNNNNNNNNNNNNNNNNNNNNNNNNNNNNNNNNNNNNNNNNNNNNNNNNNNNNNNNNNNNNNNNNNNNNNNNNNNNNNNNNNNNNNNNNNNNNNNNNNNNNNNNNTTTTGCTAGTTGAAGAGGGAGAAATTATTGTGTTTTCTTTGGAGATGGCAAGAGGAGAAACTGACGTGGAGCAAGCAATGCCACGGTAAGGTAAACATTATTGGTTAATAAAAATAGAGTGACAAGATCCAGTGGAAAATGTATTGGAAACAACCTTTTCATGGTTTCTTATTACCAGCACAAACTGCACATAAGACTGTTGCCAGAAGTTTGACATCAGGGCtgcattttatttgctttacGTTTAGAGAAAGTGAAATGGGAGGTCACCTCAAGCAATTGCTTTGTGCTTTTACTTCAAAGAATGCTCAAAAATTCTATCTGAATGGATAACCTCAAATACTTGTTGACAGTATTGAGAAACCAAATTCACCTAATGAGCAATTGAAACACCTACATGTCATTTTTGGAAACATCAGGTGAGTCTCCAATGCGTATTTCAGCCCCTTGAAGGCGCTCGTGGCAGCAGTCTGCCCTGTTGGTGATGGTGACCGTGGAGATCTCATAGGTGTCCTTCAGATTCACTCTCCACCAGGAGGTGGAGTCAGCGTTGGTGTGGGTGCAGCTCATTTTATTGTAGATACTGTCATGGTTCCCATCGATGGCATGTGAAGCTATTCCAGCATCATGATACAGAGATGACTGCTCTGCAGTTCCTTGCAGAGCTACATTGACCTCTGTAAGAAGAATAGacagggggggggtgggggggggatcaGGGCTGTGATGCAAGGCCTCTAGGTCCTCAGCCCTGCAAGCAAATCTCCTAGAGTTGGTGGAGGAAGTGctctttatatatacacagtatatgcGCAATACTTAAGTTAGCAGACCAGAGCACAGATAGACATTCATGTATTACACAGCAACAGCACAACTCAGACTCAAAGCCTGTAAATATACCTTCACACATGCAGTTATACTGTGCTAACGGTGCAATCATTGTGTCATTTTTGCCAGACACATGTTTGGACATTTAAATGGAAGTTTGGCACTCCTAAGAATATCCAATGTCTTCCAATCTTTGTGCTTTGTGTATTAGAAAGTGGACTCAGATACCGTTAGGTTTGCGTTTGCACTCAGGTGTTGGGACTCCAAAGACCTCCACC from Polyodon spathula isolate WHYD16114869_AA chromosome 33, ASM1765450v1, whole genome shotgun sequence includes the following:
- the LOC121303497 gene encoding fucolectin-like, which gives rise to MLSNGNHDSIYNKMSCTHTNADSTSWWRVNLKDTYEISTVIITNRADCCHERLQGAEIRIGDSTDVSKNDICGTITSTAPGSVHTICCNGLKGRYVNVVLPGKSQYLTLCEVEVFGVPTPECKRKPNEVNVALQGTAEQSSLYHDAGIASHAIDGNHDSIYNKMSCTHTNADSTSWWRVNLKDTYEISTVTITNRADCCHERLQGAEIRIGDSPDVSKNDM